A single region of the Selenomonas sp. oral taxon 920 genome encodes:
- a CDS encoding creatininase family protein, which translates to MLNELWRMTAHQVKEGNFKKAVLAVGACEAHGQHLAEGCDTIVSYKLGKAIADELGDMLVLPPIPVGYSAHYDSFPFTLTLQYDTVTQVIYDIVESVLRNGIDTIMIINGHDGNIAPIEVASRKIKEKYPNARIAALDQWWVTAGELLPKGTFEVWNGLGHAGEGETSIAYYLFPEWCEPEQATCRVPKNLPSLMGIKWDFSELTNTAQTGDATKGTAEKGEKMFKILLEYCTKTMRELDAADWKFEADRK; encoded by the coding sequence ATGTTGAATGAACTGTGGAGAATGACTGCCCATCAGGTAAAAGAAGGGAACTTTAAAAAGGCGGTGCTTGCTGTCGGCGCCTGTGAAGCGCACGGACAGCATCTGGCGGAGGGGTGCGACACGATCGTTTCCTATAAGCTGGGGAAGGCGATCGCGGACGAGCTTGGTGATATGCTCGTACTGCCGCCGATCCCGGTCGGATACAGCGCCCATTACGATTCCTTCCCCTTTACGCTGACCCTGCAGTATGATACGGTGACGCAGGTGATTTATGATATTGTCGAGTCGGTGCTCCGCAACGGCATTGACACGATTATGATTATCAACGGGCATGACGGCAACATCGCACCGATTGAGGTTGCCTCGCGCAAGATCAAGGAGAAGTATCCCAACGCGCGTATTGCCGCACTTGACCAGTGGTGGGTCACAGCGGGTGAGCTCCTGCCCAAAGGCACCTTTGAGGTTTGGAACGGGCTCGGTCACGCGGGCGAGGGAGAGACCTCCATCGCTTACTATCTTTTCCCCGAGTGGTGCGAGCCGGAGCAGGCAACCTGTCGTGTGCCGAAGAATCTCCCCTCCCTCATGGGGATTAAATGGGACTTCTCGGAGCTTACCAATACGGCACAGACGGGTGATGCGACGAAAGGCACAGCGGAGAAGGGCGAAAAGATGTTTAAAATTCTGCTTGAATACTGCACAAAGACTATGCGGGAGCTGGATGCCGCAGATTGGAAATTTGAGGCAGATCGCAAATAG
- a CDS encoding WG repeat-containing protein — MKSRWKLSATLAAMTATGMLYAMPAGFAAEAQMQNAPATKTSAQTSSAAMTAQPAAQTAPAHKEMQPAAQQTSKPFAVVRAGKKWGAVAPSGSLAIPAAYDQIASYSADAVAVRQGKTWGIVRMDGTVIVPAIYKTIQPLSADVIIVSDAKDKVGAYNTAGKQILPVEYLAVGPFSDGISCVQRNDKKYVFYRQDGSLLTNDVYDAAYSFSEGLAPVKTTSGKYGFIDTTGTLIIPAAYDWADGFQEGLSRVEIKKKLGFIDKSGTMVIPPQYRLGDVWDFQDGLAMVKEKKYRAFIDKTGAKVIQTRYSDVMPFENGLAEVRREVKVGLLGGFLTSAVSFATGVPTFGVGTDLIGEKTKRGYIDKTGAEIISTKNDYNSIFMDGVALVRVKSKWGIVDRKGAYVIEPKYKAIHFFYDDLAAVQDGDKWGFVGRDGKIVIEPKYDEVHDFTDGLAAVRQGTKKFFIDKTGRAPFLLPNSITDIGMFNDGFAPVKINGKWGFIDHTGTVVIPPTYDEVLTHQYTTDSL; from the coding sequence ATGAAATCACGTTGGAAACTCAGCGCGACGCTTGCCGCTATGACTGCAACGGGTATGCTGTATGCAATGCCGGCGGGTTTTGCGGCAGAGGCACAGATGCAGAATGCGCCCGCCACGAAGACATCGGCGCAGACAAGCTCCGCCGCAATGACGGCACAGCCCGCAGCGCAGACAGCACCTGCACACAAAGAGATGCAGCCCGCCGCACAGCAGACCTCAAAACCGTTTGCCGTTGTCCGCGCGGGCAAGAAGTGGGGCGCAGTCGCCCCCTCGGGCAGCCTCGCCATCCCTGCGGCGTACGATCAGATTGCCTCCTACTCGGCGGACGCTGTCGCCGTCCGTCAGGGCAAGACATGGGGCATCGTACGCATGGACGGCACGGTCATCGTCCCAGCCATCTACAAAACCATACAGCCGCTGTCTGCGGATGTCATCATTGTCAGCGATGCAAAAGACAAGGTCGGCGCGTACAATACGGCTGGCAAACAGATCCTGCCCGTTGAATACCTCGCGGTCGGTCCGTTCAGCGATGGGATTTCCTGTGTGCAGCGGAACGATAAAAAATACGTGTTCTATCGGCAGGACGGCAGTCTGCTGACAAACGATGTGTACGATGCGGCGTATTCCTTCTCCGAGGGGCTTGCTCCCGTCAAAACAACAAGCGGAAAGTACGGGTTCATCGATACCACGGGGACTTTAATCATTCCTGCCGCCTATGATTGGGCAGATGGTTTTCAGGAAGGACTGAGCCGCGTCGAAATCAAGAAAAAGCTCGGCTTTATCGACAAGTCCGGCACAATGGTCATCCCGCCACAGTACCGCCTCGGAGATGTCTGGGACTTCCAGGACGGGCTTGCAATGGTGAAGGAAAAGAAGTACCGCGCATTCATCGACAAGACGGGCGCAAAGGTGATCCAAACGCGCTACAGCGACGTGATGCCGTTTGAGAACGGGCTTGCCGAGGTGCGCCGTGAGGTCAAGGTCGGACTGCTCGGCGGCTTCCTCACCAGTGCCGTCTCCTTTGCCACGGGAGTGCCGACATTCGGGGTCGGCACCGATCTCATCGGCGAGAAGACCAAACGCGGCTACATTGACAAGACCGGTGCAGAGATCATCTCAACGAAGAACGACTACAACTCCATCTTCATGGACGGTGTTGCACTCGTCCGCGTCAAGAGCAAATGGGGCATCGTCGATCGGAAGGGCGCCTATGTGATAGAGCCGAAATATAAGGCGATCCACTTCTTCTATGACGATCTCGCGGCGGTGCAGGACGGTGACAAGTGGGGCTTTGTCGGACGTGACGGCAAAATCGTTATCGAACCGAAATACGACGAAGTGCACGACTTCACCGACGGACTTGCCGCCGTACGGCAGGGCACGAAAAAGTTCTTTATTGACAAAACCGGACGTGCGCCCTTCCTCCTACCAAATTCGATCACGGACATCGGAATGTTCAACGATGGATTTGCACCTGTGAAGATAAACGGCAAGTGGGGCTTTATCGACCACACGGGCACGGTCGTCATCCCGCCGACATATGACGAGGTACTCACGCATCAGTACACGACAGATAGTCTCTGA
- the amrS gene encoding AmmeMemoRadiSam system radical SAM enzyme has protein sequence MDAAASPTGADTPITCTLCPHACRLRVGATGFCRARRNEGGTIRAINYGQLTALALDPIEKKPLYHFYPNSQILSVGSFGCNLACPFCQNAGIAAADERIETENVTPAQLAALADELRRQPRGNIGVSFTYNEPLVGYEYIMDTAPLLHAAGLKVVLVTNGMICTEPLTRLLPHVDAMNIDLKAWHTDTYRRLGGDLEAVKSTIATAVAHDVHVEVTTLVVPGISDRAEDMDEEAHWLSTLSPDLPLHISRYFPRHRMSRPSTPIADIDRLAAIARRHLRHVHRGNC, from the coding sequence GTGGACGCTGCTGCGTCTCCCACGGGCGCGGACACACCGATCACCTGTACGCTCTGCCCCCATGCCTGCCGTCTGCGCGTGGGCGCGACGGGGTTCTGCCGTGCACGCAGGAACGAGGGCGGCACGATCCGCGCCATCAACTACGGGCAGCTCACCGCGCTCGCGCTCGACCCGATTGAGAAGAAGCCGCTCTACCATTTTTATCCCAACAGTCAAATTCTCTCGGTCGGCAGCTTTGGCTGCAACCTCGCGTGTCCGTTCTGCCAGAACGCGGGAATTGCAGCGGCAGACGAGCGCATCGAGACGGAGAACGTCACCCCCGCGCAGCTTGCCGCACTCGCCGACGAACTGCGCCGTCAGCCGCGTGGCAACATCGGCGTTTCCTTTACCTACAACGAGCCGCTCGTCGGCTATGAGTACATCATGGACACGGCCCCGCTCCTGCACGCGGCGGGGCTGAAGGTCGTACTCGTCACGAACGGCATGATCTGCACGGAGCCGCTCACGCGTCTCCTACCGCACGTCGATGCGATGAACATAGATCTGAAGGCATGGCACACGGACACCTATCGGCGGCTTGGCGGCGACCTAGAGGCGGTGAAGTCGACCATCGCAACCGCAGTCGCACATGACGTGCACGTCGAGGTGACAACCCTCGTCGTCCCGGGCATCAGCGACCGTGCCGAGGACATGGACGAGGAGGCGCATTGGCTTTCCACCCTCTCGCCCGACCTCCCGCTCCACATCAGCCGCTATTTCCCGCGTCACCGCATGAGCAGGCCGTCAACACCGATTGCGGACATCGACCGTCTTGCCGCCATTGCCCGCCGTCACCTGCGGCACGTCCATCGCGGGAACTGCTGA
- the amrA gene encoding AmmeMemoRadiSam system protein A, with amino-acid sequence MSIIAAYVVPHPPIILPEIGKGEEKKIQLTVNAYERAMKEAADLEPDTVIIASPHTVMYADYFHIAPGEDASGSFAQFGVPELAVTAHYDAVLAKEVAEAAHAEGIEAGPVGGRNAALDHAVMIPLHFLHAHTRDFRVVRLGISGLSPLDHYNFGKCVARAVDTLGRRAVFIASGDLSHKLTPEGPYGFAPEGPRFDKACMKYLEEGDFLKLLRMDRALYEPAAECGLRTFWMMAGALDGQALKIKKLSYQGPFGVGYGVVSLRVTREDVRRSFAERYKMLERRAQEERRAAEDEYVRLARHAIETIVTTGKLPERPANLPSEMAERAGVFVSLKKDGELRGCIGTFEPTAKNIAEEILQNAASAALRDPRFPPVKKEELDALVYSVDVLTEPELVAGADALDVKKYGVIVEYRARKGLLLPDLAGVDTVEEQLRIARQKGGIPEDAPIRIWRFTVERHH; translated from the coding sequence ATGTCCATCATTGCAGCCTACGTCGTTCCTCACCCCCCCATAATCCTGCCCGAGATCGGCAAGGGGGAGGAGAAGAAGATCCAACTCACCGTGAATGCCTACGAGCGCGCCATGAAGGAGGCGGCGGATCTGGAGCCCGATACGGTCATCATCGCGAGTCCGCATACCGTCATGTACGCCGACTACTTCCACATCGCGCCGGGCGAGGATGCGAGCGGCAGCTTCGCACAGTTCGGCGTGCCCGAGCTCGCTGTGACGGCGCACTATGATGCGGTGCTCGCAAAGGAGGTCGCAGAAGCGGCACACGCGGAGGGGATCGAGGCGGGCCCCGTCGGTGGGCGAAACGCCGCGCTCGATCACGCCGTCATGATCCCGCTGCACTTCCTGCACGCGCACACGCGAGACTTCCGCGTGGTGCGCCTCGGCATCTCGGGGCTGTCCCCGCTCGATCACTACAATTTCGGCAAATGCGTCGCGCGCGCCGTCGATACGCTCGGACGGCGGGCGGTCTTCATCGCGAGCGGCGACCTCTCGCACAAGCTCACCCCCGAAGGCCCGTACGGATTCGCCCCCGAGGGGCCGCGCTTTGACAAGGCATGCATGAAGTACCTCGAGGAGGGTGACTTCCTAAAGCTCCTGCGGATGGATCGCGCCCTCTACGAGCCGGCGGCAGAGTGCGGGCTGCGCACGTTCTGGATGATGGCAGGTGCGCTCGACGGGCAGGCACTCAAGATCAAGAAACTCTCCTATCAAGGGCCGTTTGGCGTCGGCTACGGCGTTGTGTCGCTCCGCGTGACGCGTGAGGATGTGCGCCGCAGCTTCGCCGAACGCTACAAGATGCTTGAACGGCGGGCGCAGGAGGAGCGTCGTGCTGCCGAGGACGAGTATGTGCGGCTCGCACGGCACGCCATTGAGACGATTGTCACGACAGGAAAGCTGCCCGAGCGACCTGCGAATCTGCCCTCTGAAATGGCAGAGCGCGCGGGTGTCTTCGTCTCGCTCAAAAAGGACGGCGAACTGCGCGGCTGCATCGGCACATTTGAGCCCACGGCGAAGAATATCGCGGAGGAGATTCTCCAAAACGCCGCCTCTGCTGCTCTGCGCGATCCGCGTTTCCCGCCCGTCAAGAAGGAGGAACTGGACGCGCTCGTCTACTCCGTGGATGTGCTCACAGAGCCGGAACTGGTCGCGGGTGCGGATGCGCTCGATGTGAAAAAATACGGCGTGATCGTCGAGTACCGCGCACGCAAGGGGCTGCTGCTGCCCGATCTCGCGGGCGTGGATACGGTGGAGGAGCAGCTGCGCATCGCCCGCCAGAAGGGCGGCATCCCCGAGGATGCACCGATCCGCATCTGGCGGTTTACCGTCGAGCGGCACCACTGA
- the eda gene encoding bifunctional 4-hydroxy-2-oxoglutarate aldolase/2-dehydro-3-deoxy-phosphogluconate aldolase, with amino-acid sequence MSEQLQRMSKIGLVPLVVLADAACAKPLGEALVAGGIPVAEVTFRTDACLDTIRAMKEIPDLIVGAGTVHTAKQAAAAVDAGATYIVTPAYNPSVIEWCLAHDVDVIPGTVTPGEIEGARAYGIRLCKFFPAAAYGGTTTLKALAGPFADVKFLPTGGVSLDNMIDYLALPNVAAIGGSFMTPDKLVAARDWDGIAAVCRTIVKKMHDALPARV; translated from the coding sequence ATGAGTGAACAGCTGCAGAGAATGTCCAAGATCGGTCTTGTCCCGCTCGTCGTCCTTGCGGACGCAGCGTGCGCGAAGCCGCTCGGCGAGGCGCTCGTCGCGGGCGGCATCCCCGTTGCCGAGGTTACATTCCGCACGGATGCGTGCCTCGATACGATCCGCGCGATGAAGGAGATCCCTGATCTCATCGTCGGAGCGGGCACGGTGCACACGGCAAAGCAGGCGGCGGCGGCGGTCGATGCGGGTGCGACCTACATTGTGACGCCCGCCTACAACCCCTCTGTCATTGAATGGTGCCTTGCGCACGATGTCGATGTGATCCCCGGCACCGTTACGCCGGGCGAGATCGAGGGCGCACGCGCATACGGCATCCGCCTGTGCAAGTTCTTCCCCGCCGCCGCGTACGGCGGAACGACAACGCTCAAGGCGCTCGCAGGGCCGTTTGCCGATGTGAAGTTCCTGCCGACGGGCGGCGTAAGTCTCGACAATATGATCGACTACCTCGCTCTCCCGAACGTCGCGGCGATCGGCGGCAGCTTTATGACGCCCGACAAACTCGTCGCGGCGCGCGACTGGGATGGTATTGCTGCGGTCTGCCGCACGATTGTAAAGAAGATGCACGACGCACTGCCTGCGCGGGTATAA
- a CDS encoding sugar kinase, producing MKQGLILAGEPMGLLIAQSEGTLGSVTGYDLAVAGAEFNVAVGVARLGHRVTYLTKLGRDPFGERIIHVLSENKIGNEFIAWDAERRTGFMLKGRVHAGDPPIFYFRAGSAASTLAPEDVEAIDFSSYSHIHLTGILPALTASTRAAVDLMFERARAAGLTISFDPNLRPQLWPDERTMRENINDLAARADIVLPGTAEGKILVGSDDPAAISDYYQKRGARVVITKCGSAGAYVADGAERCHVAGFRVREVVDTVGAGDGFAAGVLTGLMEGLSMHDAVRRGTAIGAIQVMSRGDNEGLPTPAELERFMKEADSTDE from the coding sequence ATGAAACAAGGTCTGATTCTCGCAGGGGAGCCGATGGGGCTCCTCATCGCGCAGAGCGAGGGAACACTCGGCAGCGTCACCGGCTACGATCTCGCCGTCGCTGGCGCGGAGTTCAACGTCGCCGTTGGTGTCGCGCGGCTCGGGCATCGTGTCACCTATTTGACGAAGCTCGGACGCGACCCGTTCGGCGAGCGCATTATCCATGTACTGAGTGAAAACAAAATTGGAAACGAGTTCATCGCGTGGGATGCGGAGCGGCGTACGGGCTTTATGCTCAAGGGTCGTGTGCACGCGGGCGATCCCCCGATCTTCTACTTCCGCGCGGGTTCTGCCGCCTCGACGCTCGCGCCGGAGGACGTGGAGGCGATTGATTTCTCCTCCTACAGCCACATCCACCTGACGGGCATCCTGCCCGCGCTCACAGCATCAACGCGCGCAGCGGTGGATCTCATGTTTGAGCGTGCACGCGCGGCAGGGCTCACGATCTCGTTTGATCCGAATCTGCGTCCCCAGCTCTGGCCGGATGAGCGCACAATGCGCGAGAACATCAATGATCTCGCTGCGCGTGCAGACATCGTGCTTCCGGGCACGGCGGAGGGGAAGATCCTCGTGGGGAGCGACGATCCCGCCGCGATCTCCGACTACTATCAGAAGCGCGGTGCGCGGGTCGTCATCACGAAGTGCGGCAGCGCGGGCGCGTACGTCGCCGATGGTGCGGAGCGCTGTCATGTGGCGGGCTTCCGTGTGCGCGAGGTCGTCGATACGGTCGGCGCGGGCGACGGCTTTGCGGCGGGCGTCCTCACTGGTCTGATGGAGGGGCTGTCCATGCACGATGCCGTGCGGCGCGGCACCGCCATCGGAGCGATCCAGGTCATGAGCCGCGGCGACAACGAGGGGCTGCCGACCCCTGCCGAACTTGAGAGATTTATGAAGGAGGCGGATTCCACCGATGAGTGA
- a CDS encoding DUF554 domain-containing protein, with the protein MPGIGVIVNVIAVVLGGLLGLGCGRFLAERFQETIMRACALVVIFLGLGGALSKMLAVDTDGRLSFIGIDMMLAALIGGAIIGEILNIEDRMTAFGAWLKRVSGSTGDTHFIDGFVSASLTICVGAMSVIGAVNDRLLADPSVLFAKSVLDGIVIMLLTATLGRGCIFSAISVGIFEGAIFLAAGVVEPFMTPAALANLSYVGSILIFCVGTNLFTLPYIRVANFLPALVIAVLWPFL; encoded by the coding sequence ATGCCCGGAATTGGTGTCATTGTCAATGTGATTGCTGTTGTGCTTGGCGGTCTCCTGGGACTCGGGTGCGGGCGCTTCCTCGCGGAGCGATTCCAAGAGACCATCATGCGGGCGTGTGCACTCGTGGTGATCTTCCTTGGGCTCGGCGGAGCGCTCAGCAAGATGCTCGCGGTCGACACAGACGGGCGGCTTTCCTTCATCGGTATCGACATGATGCTCGCCGCCCTCATCGGTGGAGCGATCATCGGCGAGATCCTCAACATCGAGGATCGCATGACTGCCTTCGGCGCGTGGCTGAAACGCGTGTCAGGCAGCACGGGCGACACGCATTTTATCGACGGCTTTGTCTCCGCCTCACTCACGATCTGCGTCGGCGCGATGTCAGTCATCGGTGCAGTGAATGACCGTCTGCTCGCCGATCCCTCGGTCCTCTTTGCGAAAAGCGTCCTCGACGGCATCGTCATCATGCTGCTCACCGCAACGCTCGGACGCGGCTGCATCTTCTCCGCCATCTCCGTCGGCATCTTCGAGGGTGCGATCTTCCTTGCGGCAGGTGTGGTGGAGCCATTCATGACGCCTGCCGCCCTTGCAAATCTCAGCTACGTCGGCAGTATTTTAATTTTCTGCGTCGGCACCAATCTCTTCACCCTCCCCTACATTCGCGTCGCGAACTTTCTGCCCGCACTCGTGATTGCGGTGCTGTGGCCGTTTCTCTAA
- a CDS encoding alanine/glycine:cation symporter family protein translates to MESFLPMLNAIDSFLWGIPLITLLVGTGILLTIRLSLLQVVQLPRALGLILRAKNKGAGDISSFKALCVALAATIGTGNIVGVATAVKVGGPGAIFWMWMAAFFGMATKYAEGLLAVKYRTTDERGEIAGGPMYYIRHGMGEKYRPLAGFFAAATVLVAFFGIGTFPQVNAIVDSVELSFGVPRIATDIALTALIAAITIGGLRSIAEVSARIIPFMAVLYIVICAGIILMHAAEIPAAIALILDSAFTGTAAAGGFAGSTVMMAMQNGIARGVFSNESGLGSAPIAAAAAKTKEPAEQGLISMTGTFIDTIIICSMTGLVLVLTGAWHGDTAGAAMTGAAFTSLYGSIGGALLTVSLALFAFTTILGWNYYGERAVFYLAGMRAILPYRLVFIALIACGAFLKLEAIWVLADIVNGLMAIPNLIALIALSGVVVHETRQYLEKMRKQ, encoded by the coding sequence ATGGAATCATTTCTTCCTATGCTGAATGCGATCGACTCATTTCTCTGGGGCATTCCGCTCATCACGCTGCTCGTGGGGACGGGTATCCTGCTGACGATCCGGCTCTCGCTGCTGCAGGTCGTGCAGCTGCCGCGTGCGCTCGGGCTGATCCTCCGCGCAAAGAACAAGGGCGCGGGCGACATATCGAGCTTCAAGGCGCTCTGCGTCGCGCTTGCCGCGACGATCGGCACGGGCAACATCGTCGGCGTTGCGACGGCGGTCAAGGTCGGCGGCCCCGGTGCGATCTTCTGGATGTGGATGGCGGCGTTCTTCGGCATGGCGACGAAGTACGCCGAGGGTCTGCTCGCCGTGAAATACCGCACGACAGACGAGCGCGGCGAGATCGCGGGCGGCCCCATGTACTACATCCGGCACGGCATGGGCGAGAAATATCGTCCGCTCGCGGGCTTCTTTGCGGCGGCGACCGTGCTTGTCGCGTTCTTCGGCATCGGTACATTCCCGCAGGTCAACGCCATCGTCGACTCGGTGGAGCTGTCCTTCGGCGTCCCGCGCATCGCGACGGACATCGCGCTCACGGCACTGATTGCGGCGATCACGATCGGCGGACTTCGGAGCATCGCCGAGGTCTCTGCGCGCATCATCCCCTTTATGGCGGTGCTCTACATCGTCATCTGTGCGGGGATCATCCTGATGCACGCCGCTGAGATCCCCGCGGCGATTGCGCTGATTTTGGACAGCGCGTTCACCGGCACGGCGGCGGCGGGCGGCTTTGCCGGCTCGACCGTCATGATGGCGATGCAGAACGGCATCGCGCGCGGCGTCTTCTCGAACGAGTCGGGTCTCGGCTCGGCGCCGATTGCGGCAGCGGCGGCAAAGACGAAGGAACCCGCCGAGCAGGGGCTGATCTCCATGACGGGCACGTTCATTGACACCATTATTATCTGCTCCATGACGGGACTCGTGCTCGTCCTCACGGGCGCATGGCACGGCGATACGGCGGGCGCGGCAATGACGGGCGCGGCGTTTACGAGCCTCTACGGCTCCATCGGCGGCGCACTCCTCACCGTTTCGCTCGCGCTCTTTGCGTTCACCACGATCCTCGGCTGGAACTACTACGGCGAGCGTGCCGTGTTCTACCTCGCGGGCATGCGCGCCATCCTGCCGTACCGACTCGTGTTCATCGCGCTCATCGCGTGCGGCGCGTTCCTAAAGCTCGAGGCGATCTGGGTCCTCGCCGACATCGTGAACGGGCTCATGGCGATCCCAAACCTCATCGCCCTCATCGCCCTCTCGGGAGTCGTCGTGCATGAGACGCGTCAGTACCTCGAAAAGATGCGGAAGCAGTGA
- a CDS encoding N-acetylmuramoyl-L-alanine amidase encodes MSAVLPASAMRHVTCAELRELAAAYRPALCYAAARCARETKLYLHWTAGHYGQFFADYHVQVDADGGIYVIGDGVLDDVLAATYLRNSGSVSIALLGCIGATTDDLGSEPPTAAQIEALAQAVTAVADGLWLTIDKERILTHGEAADNEDGVHAHAPYGPCSTCERWDLEYLGTEECPVFNPWATDGTRGGDVIRGKAQFYRMHREAGKS; translated from the coding sequence ATGAGCGCGGTACTGCCTGCCTCCGCGATGCGGCACGTGACCTGCGCAGAGCTCAGGGAACTCGCAGCGGCATACCGCCCCGCGCTCTGCTATGCCGCTGCCCGCTGTGCGCGTGAGACGAAGCTCTATCTGCATTGGACGGCGGGGCACTACGGGCAGTTCTTCGCGGACTACCATGTGCAGGTCGATGCGGACGGCGGCATCTACGTCATCGGGGACGGGGTACTCGATGATGTACTCGCCGCAACCTACCTGCGCAACAGCGGGAGCGTCAGCATCGCCCTCCTCGGCTGCATCGGTGCGACGACGGACGATCTCGGGAGCGAGCCGCCGACCGCTGCGCAGATCGAGGCACTGGCACAGGCGGTAACGGCAGTCGCAGATGGGCTGTGGCTCACCATCGACAAGGAGCGCATCCTCACCCATGGCGAGGCGGCGGACAACGAGGACGGCGTGCATGCCCACGCGCCCTACGGCCCGTGCTCCACCTGCGAGCGTTGGGATCTGGAGTATCTCGGTACAGAGGAATGCCCCGTGTTCAACCCGTGGGCGACGGATGGCACGCGCGGCGGCGATGTGATTCGAGGGAAGGCGCAGTTCTATCGGATGCACAGAGAAGCAGGCAAATCTTAG
- a CDS encoding cell invasion protein SipA translates to MMTTKMMKKTAVAALVGVLGYGAVGAAEVSASALSVPAQHASYTSLDGRDDVQKLAWGGKRKKKGSKKYSQGSMTTAAIAGAVVGAIIAKNT, encoded by the coding sequence ATGATGACAACAAAGATGATGAAGAAGACCGCAGTCGCCGCACTCGTCGGCGTACTCGGCTATGGTGCTGTCGGCGCGGCGGAGGTCTCCGCGAGCGCTCTCTCCGTACCGGCGCAGCATGCCTCCTACACGAGCCTTGACGGACGTGATGATGTCCAGAAGCTCGCCTGGGGCGGCAAACGCAAGAAGAAAGGCAGCAAGAAGTACTCGCAGGGCAGCATGACTACGGCCGCCATCGCAGGCGCTGTCGTTGGCGCGATCATTGCGAAGAATACCTGA
- a CDS encoding glycoside hydrolase family 26 protein, with product MIYSTFAGAMRTCALIGALLLLMALPAAAHPVDDPADPVYRARTVLPDAAKARRDTPALETLRAAAPRTVHLADAAATTETRQLYAYLTALGRLQYTIYGHQNDAHHKFFRIDSGTNSDTKDMTGALAGIVGFDALSLTGEELELTDAECAAGMSCADKLERIAAEASNEGAILTLSMHIPNLARAAKRPQADGGYDFSGYSPDDLAGHVLHRAVPGGDLHPVYTAYLDMVADFLLRMQRRRIPVLFRPLHEHNGDWFWWGVKGTDGADYTALWQYTVHYLRDVRGMHNALYVYAPNAPFSSAEDYLDRYPGDAYVDVFGFDFYDDDDDTPAFMERLEHAAALVVSAADAHGKLPALTEVGVHKNGGGLALTGNDDSHWTSAAAAVARRHHIPYLMTWANFEQEEKNFYQPFMVSDTRGHELVDGFIDYYNEEISLFADGLGDWRGLPVPVQE from the coding sequence ATGATATATTCAACTTTTGCCGGGGCAATGCGCACATGTGCCCTGATCGGCGCGCTGCTCTTGCTCATGGCGCTCCCTGCCGCCGCACATCCCGTGGACGATCCGGCGGATCCTGTCTACCGGGCGCGGACGGTTCTGCCCGACGCGGCGAAGGCGCGCCGCGACACACCGGCGCTCGAGACGCTCCGCGCCGCTGCTCCGCGTACGGTGCATCTCGCCGATGCTGCGGCGACGACGGAGACGCGGCAGCTCTATGCGTATCTTACGGCGCTCGGGCGCCTGCAGTACACGATCTACGGACATCAGAACGACGCGCATCATAAATTTTTTCGCATCGACAGCGGAACGAACTCCGATACGAAGGACATGACGGGCGCGCTCGCAGGGATCGTCGGGTTCGATGCACTCTCGCTGACGGGCGAGGAGCTGGAGCTGACCGATGCAGAGTGCGCAGCGGGCATGAGCTGCGCGGACAAACTCGAGCGGATCGCGGCGGAGGCTTCGAACGAGGGCGCGATCCTGACGCTTTCCATGCACATCCCCAACCTCGCGCGCGCGGCAAAGCGCCCGCAGGCGGACGGCGGCTATGACTTTTCGGGCTATTCGCCGGACGATCTCGCGGGGCATGTTCTGCACCGCGCCGTTCCGGGCGGCGATCTGCATCCGGTCTATACGGCCTACCTCGATATGGTCGCGGATTTTCTGCTGCGCATGCAGAGGCGCCGCATCCCCGTGCTCTTTCGCCCGCTCCATGAGCACAACGGAGACTGGTTCTGGTGGGGCGTAAAGGGGACGGACGGCGCGGACTACACTGCGCTCTGGCAGTACACGGTCCACTATCTGCGCGATGTGCGCGGCATGCACAATGCGCTCTACGTCTATGCGCCGAACGCACCGTTCTCATCGGCGGAGGACTATCTCGACCGCTATCCGGGCGATGCGTATGTGGACGTATTCGGCTTTGACTTCTACGACGATGACGACGATACGCCCGCCTTTATGGAGCGGCTTGAGCATGCGGCGGCGCTGGTTGTATCCGCGGCGGATGCGCACGGCAAACTCCCTGCGCTCACCGAGGTCGGCGTTCATAAAAACGGCGGCGGGCTCGCGCTCACGGGCAATGACGATTCGCATTGGACGAGTGCGGCGGCAGCCGTCGCGCGGCGTCATCATATCCCGTATCTCATGACGTGGGCGAACTTTGAGCAGGAGGAGAAGAACTTCTACCAGCCCTTCATGGTCAGCGATACGCGCGGGCACGAGCTCGTCGACGGATTTATCGACTACTATAATGAGGAGATCTCGCTTTTCGCCGACGGCCTCGGAGACTGGCGGGGATTGCCTGTGCCTGTGCAGGAATAA